A genomic region of Pseudomonas frederiksbergensis contains the following coding sequences:
- a CDS encoding HU family DNA-binding protein, producing the protein MRKPELAAAIAEKADLTKEQANRVLNAVLEEITGALHRKDSVTLVGFGTFLQRHRGARTGKNPQTGEPVKIKASNTVAFKPGKSLKDSVNP; encoded by the coding sequence ATGCGTAAACCAGAACTCGCCGCAGCCATCGCTGAAAAGGCTGACCTCACCAAAGAGCAGGCAAACCGCGTCCTCAACGCCGTTCTCGAAGAAATCACCGGCGCTCTGCACCGTAAAGACAGCGTCACCCTGGTGGGTTTCGGTACCTTCCTGCAGCGCCACCGTGGCGCTCGCACCGGCAAGAACCCGCAAACCGGCGAGCCAGTGAAAATCAAGGCCAGCAACACCGTTGCCTTCAAGCCAGGCAAGTCGTTGAAAGACAGCGTCAATCCATAA
- a CDS encoding lipase family protein, whose product MNFKPLAASDVAFMAGNIHACPLRGHSTSFQLVDEFGDGKPYAGLTYEIIDYEDTVYTGKLDATGSGKVDNHYCGPVVLKLNQPFKGAEALYKDLRTRPHYPLPITELQVRAEKTRFFNTSGVRTQANPAKDLADATAYYQVEVSELVKHVAHLPPLALRRDPPNMVVHKLLRPTPTSRAFTSVDKSAPDGGISAVFSQMDMATVELGFFPPPHKPKGIALLPNKHHVMEVRPMRALRPMLSTGNEFCALNLYQLALMATLSYTDFGQEPDTQPVKTDSVSFPLQPSSGNWFGHALPQFDELWKVDATQTTKYYPLYEEVPYSKRLEVVPFDPLLYPDVNNPELGDEQEHPAKLHFLDDRKQVKSSDTQAFITHHDELILISVRGTNELLADGLRDADAQQVPFEEGEGKVHNGFYGAAKVAYTFVVTYLDKFYSGQKLLITGHSLGGAVALILAEMLRRDKRFDLNIVLYTYGAPRAGDTTFIKNAHPLNHHRIVNHNDPVPSVPATWMNTPSKPMYVAHGTVLVLNPAAGLALLIVGMVNFRGEPYAHHGKLRHFMPVEFNEGHKSSILWEPGCSTINDHGCAKALRQIDGLPKRGSLLRQVMEAADHSMVASYIPGCWASLRRWQEAQKLKRSRVTAQELERINGALGNISRQLDDLQQTLENNPRAHANYHQDAQKSQALKEEKGKIQMTQTRLLALHDQRVTETEVYGSYADQPEWVQENLLRWNAHPENTVNEQLAKIPPPAEDHDLAIAAITGGHAVGAPYHLDIDSIV is encoded by the coding sequence ATGAACTTCAAACCTTTAGCCGCCAGTGACGTAGCCTTTATGGCGGGTAACATCCATGCCTGTCCATTGCGTGGTCATTCGACGAGTTTTCAATTAGTGGACGAGTTCGGTGATGGCAAACCCTACGCCGGTTTGACATATGAAATCATCGATTACGAAGACACCGTCTACACAGGAAAACTGGATGCTACAGGCTCCGGGAAGGTGGATAACCACTACTGCGGCCCGGTAGTGCTCAAACTGAACCAACCCTTTAAAGGCGCAGAAGCGCTCTATAAGGATTTAAGAACAAGACCGCACTACCCACTCCCCATCACCGAACTCCAGGTACGCGCCGAAAAAACCCGCTTCTTCAACACATCAGGCGTACGCACCCAAGCCAATCCAGCAAAAGACCTCGCTGATGCCACTGCCTATTACCAGGTTGAAGTCAGCGAACTGGTGAAGCATGTGGCGCACTTACCGCCACTGGCCCTTCGTCGCGATCCACCGAATATGGTGGTGCACAAACTACTGCGACCCACTCCCACATCCAGAGCTTTCACGAGTGTTGATAAAAGCGCCCCGGATGGCGGGATAAGCGCGGTCTTCAGTCAGATGGACATGGCCACGGTCGAGTTGGGATTTTTCCCGCCACCGCACAAACCAAAAGGCATTGCCCTGTTGCCGAACAAGCATCATGTGATGGAAGTGCGGCCCATGAGGGCGCTGCGCCCGATGTTGTCGACCGGCAACGAGTTTTGCGCACTTAACCTTTATCAACTGGCGTTGATGGCAACCCTGAGTTACACCGATTTTGGTCAGGAGCCGGACACACAACCCGTCAAAACGGACAGCGTGAGCTTTCCCTTGCAGCCCAGCAGCGGCAACTGGTTCGGCCATGCCCTACCGCAGTTTGATGAGCTGTGGAAAGTCGATGCCACGCAGACGACAAAGTACTACCCGCTGTATGAAGAGGTGCCTTACTCGAAACGGCTGGAAGTGGTGCCGTTCGACCCGTTGCTCTACCCCGACGTCAACAATCCAGAGTTGGGTGATGAGCAGGAGCACCCGGCCAAACTGCACTTTCTCGATGATCGCAAACAAGTCAAAAGCTCGGACACCCAGGCATTTATCACCCATCACGACGAGTTGATATTGATCAGCGTGCGCGGAACCAACGAACTGCTGGCCGACGGCCTGCGTGATGCGGATGCCCAGCAGGTTCCTTTTGAGGAAGGGGAAGGCAAAGTTCATAACGGTTTCTACGGAGCCGCCAAGGTCGCCTATACGTTTGTCGTCACCTATCTGGATAAATTCTACAGCGGGCAAAAACTACTGATTACCGGACACAGCCTGGGCGGGGCGGTGGCGCTGATACTGGCTGAAATGTTGCGCCGCGATAAACGTTTCGACCTGAATATCGTGCTCTACACCTACGGCGCCCCTCGCGCAGGCGACACAACCTTTATCAAAAACGCCCACCCCTTGAACCATCACCGTATCGTCAACCACAACGACCCCGTTCCAAGCGTACCCGCCACCTGGATGAACACGCCGTCCAAGCCGATGTATGTCGCACATGGGACGGTACTTGTCCTCAACCCAGCCGCTGGTTTGGCGCTATTGATCGTGGGGATGGTCAACTTCCGGGGCGAGCCCTACGCGCATCACGGCAAATTACGCCACTTCATGCCGGTGGAATTTAACGAAGGACACAAGTCCTCGATTCTCTGGGAACCGGGCTGCAGCACGATCAATGATCATGGCTGCGCAAAGGCACTGCGACAGATCGATGGCCTGCCCAAGCGTGGCTCACTCCTGCGGCAGGTGATGGAGGCCGCCGATCACTCGATGGTCGCCAGCTACATTCCCGGCTGCTGGGCCAGCCTGCGCCGTTGGCAGGAGGCGCAGAAACTCAAGCGCTCACGGGTGACTGCTCAGGAGTTGGAAAGGATCAACGGCGCCTTGGGAAACATCAGCAGACAGCTGGACGACCTCCAGCAAACACTCGAAAACAACCCCCGCGCACATGCCAATTACCATCAAGACGCGCAAAAGTCCCAGGCTCTCAAGGAAGAAAAGGGAAAGATTCAGATGACCCAGACTCGCCTGCTGGCCCTGCACGACCAGCGAGTCACCGAGACCGAGGTTTACGGCAGCTACGCCGACCAGCCCGAGTGGGTGCAGGAAAACCTGCTGCGCTGGAATGCCCACCCGGAAAACACCGTGAATGAACAACTGGCGAAGATTCCGCCACCGGCCGAAGACCATGACTTGGCAATTGCGGCAATCACGGGAGGGCACGCCGTGGGCGCCCCTTACCATCTGGATATTGATTCGATTGTGTAG